One window of the Fusobacterium animalis 7_1 genome contains the following:
- a CDS encoding DUF1877 family protein, protein MGMDLCYYGINEEEIPKILDGKFFDEDFTDLEPQHILRVFSAKDFYYLYTGGKELEEKDFQGKNERDLFVEAFLGEATVSFAPEDIYSYCSCKEKVKEISEFLNKINIKDYFKKIGTIEEFSSENFKGEKFTYLGVKTRRKFSSMKEEEYIFDIEDIIDRFNEFKEFYNKLVKNNLALYIYIS, encoded by the coding sequence ATGGGTATGGACTTATGCTATTATGGTATTAATGAAGAGGAAATTCCAAAAATTCTTGATGGAAAATTTTTTGATGAAGATTTTACAGATTTAGAGCCACAACATATATTAAGAGTTTTTTCAGCAAAAGATTTTTACTATTTGTATACAGGTGGAAAAGAATTAGAAGAGAAAGATTTTCAAGGAAAAAATGAAAGAGATCTATTTGTTGAAGCATTTTTAGGAGAGGCAACAGTTAGTTTTGCTCCTGAAGATATTTACTCTTATTGTAGTTGTAAAGAAAAAGTTAAAGAAATAAGTGAGTTTTTAAATAAAATTAATATTAAAGATTATTTTAAAAAAATAGGAACTATTGAAGAATTTTCAAGTGAAAATTTTAAAGGAGAAAAATTTACTTATTTAGGAGTAAAAACTAGAAGAAAATTTTCTTCTATGAAAGAAGAAGAATATATTTTTGATATTGAAGATATAATAGATAGATTTAATGAATTCAAAGAATTTTACAATAAACTAGTTAAAAATAATTTAGCTCTATATATCTATATCTCCTAA
- a CDS encoding SpoVG family protein — protein MKVTNVKIKKVDGDKSDRLRAYVDVTFDDALVIHGLKLMQGEQGLFVAMPSRKMRNEEFKDIVHPICPELRNDITKVVQEKYFSLDEEQEEAVV, from the coding sequence ATGAAAGTTACAAATGTAAAAATTAAAAAAGTTGATGGAGACAAGTCTGATAGGCTAAGAGCATATGTTGATGTAACATTTGATGACGCTCTTGTTATTCATGGTTTAAAGTTAATGCAAGGAGAACAAGGTTTATTTGTAGCTATGCCATCAAGAAAAATGCGTAACGAAGAATTTAAAGACATTGTTCACCCTATATGTCCTGAGTTAAGAAATGATATTACAAAAGTGGTTCAAGAAAAATATTTTTCATTGGATGAAGAACAAGAAGAAGCAGTAGTTTAA
- a CDS encoding RNA-binding S4 domain-containing protein: MRLDKFLKVSRIIKRRPIAKLVVDGGKVKLDGKVAKAAAEVKVGQILEIEYYNKYFKFEILQVPLGNVSKDKTSDLVKLLETKGLDIEINLDKDEDFFE, translated from the coding sequence ATGAGATTAGATAAATTTTTAAAAGTTAGTAGAATTATTAAAAGAAGACCCATTGCAAAACTTGTTGTAGATGGAGGCAAAGTAAAATTAGATGGAAAAGTTGCAAAAGCAGCAGCCGAAGTAAAAGTGGGACAAATTTTAGAAATAGAATATTATAACAAATATTTTAAGTTTGAAATTTTACAAGTTCCACTAGGGAATGTTTCCAAGGACAAGACAAGTGATTTGGTAAAACTACTTGAAACAAAAGGTTTAGACATAGAAATTAATTTAGATAAGGATGAGGATTTCTTTGAATAA
- a CDS encoding Txe/YoeB family addiction module toxin, whose amino-acid sequence MKDGILWHPKAWDEYSKWIVDRNIVIAKKIVELTKDISKNGLLNGLGKPERLKHYKKAIYSRRITDEHRLVYDVFDDTVRVLSCEGHYKDKNFDEY is encoded by the coding sequence GTGAAAGATGGTATTTTATGGCATCCAAAAGCTTGGGATGAATATAGTAAATGGATAGTAGATAGAAATATAGTTATTGCAAAGAAAATTGTAGAATTAACAAAGGATATTTCAAAGAATGGACTTTTAAATGGTTTAGGAAAACCTGAAAGATTAAAACATTATAAAAAAGCTATATACAGTAGAAGAATAACAGATGAACATAGATTAGTATATGATGTTTTTGATGATACAGTTAGAGTTTTGAGTTGTGAAGGACATTATAAAGATAAAAACTTTGATGAGTATTAA
- a CDS encoding DUF6290 family protein, giving the protein MATITLNITDEQKKFLTDYSNSNNINFNNMFALFIEYLEDMEDIKTIEKIVNDPNTKYSEGMEDLAKECGIDYEAL; this is encoded by the coding sequence ATGGCAACAATAACACTAAATATTACTGATGAACAAAAGAAATTTTTAACTGATTATTCTAATTCTAATAATATAAATTTTAATAATATGTTTGCATTATTTATTGAATATTTAGAGGATATGGAAGATATTAAAACTATTGAAAAAATAGTCAATGATCCTAACACAAAATATAGTGAAGGTATGGAAGACCTTGCCAAAGAATGTGGAATAGATTATGAAGCATTATAA
- a CDS encoding AAA family ATPase produces the protein MKIHIIGCSGTGKTYLAKKLSNKYNIPHYDLDNIYWDNSSQKYGIKTEIEKRDKLLLNILEKDDWIIEGIYYKWLEQSFKDADIIYVLDLPKYIYKFRIIKRFIKRKLKLEAGKKETLKSLLNFLKWTDKFQNENMKEIIKIFEKYKEKVHFIKNKNEIKKILEF, from the coding sequence TTGAAAATTCATATTATTGGTTGCAGTGGTACAGGTAAAACTTATCTTGCAAAGAAATTATCAAATAAATATAATATTCCTCACTATGATTTAGATAATATATATTGGGATAATTCTTCACAAAAATATGGAATAAAGACAGAAATTGAGAAAAGAGATAAATTACTTCTAAATATATTAGAAAAAGATGATTGGATTATAGAGGGTATTTATTATAAATGGCTTGAACAAAGTTTTAAAGATGCTGATATTATTTATGTTTTAGATTTACCAAAATATATTTATAAATTTCGTATTATAAAAAGATTTATCAAAAGAAAATTAAAATTAGAAGCTGGTAAAAAAGAAACTTTGAAATCTTTACTAAATTTCTTAAAATGGACAGACAAATTTCAAAATGAAAATATGAAAGAAATAATAAAAATATTTGAAAAATATAAAGAAAAAGTCCATTTTATAAAAAATAAAAATGAAATAAAAAAAATTTTAGAATTTTAA
- the ispE gene encoding 4-(cytidine 5'-diphospho)-2-C-methyl-D-erythritol kinase, whose protein sequence is MRISLNKYKIFSNAKINIGLNVFQKEDDGYHNIDSIIVPIDLSDEMDITFYSELGDLKIECSDKNIPTDERNILYKTYKIFFEESKKEKEKISIFLKKNIPSEAGLGGGSSNAGFFLKLLNEYYGNIYNEKELEELAMKIGSDVPFFIKNKTARIGGKGNKIELIENNLKDSIILIKPINFGVSTKEAYESFDNLKEVKYADFDKIIENLREGNRIALENNIENSLEQGILETNIDIKMLKMTLNSVISGKKFFMSGSGSTYYSFVTEFEKSQIETRLKTFVDNVKIIICNTIN, encoded by the coding sequence ATGAGGATTTCTTTGAATAAATATAAGATATTTTCAAATGCTAAAATTAATATAGGTTTAAATGTTTTTCAAAAGGAAGATGATGGTTATCATAATATTGATTCTATAATAGTTCCTATTGATTTATCTGATGAAATGGACATAACATTTTATTCAGAGTTAGGAGACTTAAAAATTGAATGTTCTGATAAGAATATTCCTACTGATGAGAGAAATATTTTGTATAAAACATATAAAATATTTTTTGAAGAAAGTAAAAAAGAGAAAGAAAAAATTAGTATTTTTTTAAAGAAGAATATACCATCTGAGGCTGGGTTAGGTGGAGGAAGTTCCAATGCAGGTTTTTTTTTAAAACTTTTAAATGAGTATTATGGAAATATCTATAATGAAAAGGAATTAGAAGAGCTGGCAATGAAAATTGGAAGTGATGTTCCATTCTTTATTAAGAATAAAACAGCTAGAATTGGTGGAAAAGGAAATAAGATAGAGTTAATAGAAAATAATCTTAAAGATTCAATAATTTTAATAAAACCAATAAATTTTGGAGTATCTACAAAAGAAGCCTATGAGAGTTTTGATAATTTAAAAGAGGTTAAATATGCAGATTTTGATAAGATAATTGAAAATTTAAGAGAGGGCAATAGAATTGCTTTGGAAAATAATATAGAGAATAGTTTAGAACAAGGAATTTTAGAAACAAATATAGATATAAAAATGTTGAAAATGACATTAAATTCAGTCATATCTGGAAAGAAATTTTTTATGTCAGGAAGTGGGAGTACATACTACTCATTTGTTACAGAATTTGAAAAGTCCCAAATTGAAACAAGATTAAAAACTTTTGTTGATAATGTAAAAATTATTATATGTAATACTATAAACTAA
- a CDS encoding DEAD/DEAH box helicase, with translation MEKKFRGEIPFWLKNKKNNLVYICSSNRNIDDYFFVLKDFYKGKILRIKKENEVGELKKYNYDLLELINSNEKFIILISLDYFLEDYYSEANSIFIEKGKNLNIKDLEEKLIDAGFEKTYMVAQRKEYSIRGDILDIFNINQDNPVRIEFFGNEVDRITYFDINSQLSIEKKDSIELYIDNNKNKKDFFSLMSMNKNKIDYYYENNDILQAKIKRLVNENLDREGDIFNKIAELSKIGIQIEIQKFSEEELKQFEVIDRVKKLSENTKITIYSEEATRYKEIFKGYPVKFEKYPLFEGYKTDDKLILTDREIKGIRVKRERVEKKVLRYKAVDEIKEQDYVIHENFGVGIFLGLENIEGQDYLKIKYADEDKLFVPVDSINKIEKYINISDVIPEIYKLGRKGFKRKKAKLSEDIEIFAKEIIKIQAKRNLGNGFKFSKDTVMQEEFEETFPFTETPAQLKAIEDVKRDMESGKVMDRLICGDVGFGKTEVAIRATFKAVMDSKQVILLVPTTVLAEQHYERFSERFKNYPVHIEILSRVQSKKEQVESLKRIENGSADLVIGTHRLLSDDIKFKDVGLLIIDEEQKFGVKAKEKLKKIKGDIDVLTLTATPIPRTLNLSLLGIRDLSVIDTSPEGRQKIHTEYIDNNKNLIKDIILSEISREGQVFYIFNSVKRIESKVKEIRELLPEYIKVDYIHGQMLPRDIKKNIQEFENGNIDVLVATTIIENGIDIENANTMIIEGVEKLGLSQVYQLRGRIGRSTKKSYCYMLMNENKTKNAKKREESIREFDNLTGLDLAMEDSKIRGVGEILGEKQHGAVETFGYNLYMKMLNEEILKLKGEAEEELDDVDVELNFPRFLPDSYIEKNEKVKIYKRALALKNLDELENLYNELEDRFGKIKSEAKGFFDFIKIRIIARELGITTIKQDKENKDRILINFDEKKINVDKIIYLLSNKKIMYSKFTRTIGYNGDIFEFFRMYKK, from the coding sequence ATGGAAAAGAAATTTCGGGGGGAAATCCCATTTTGGTTGAAGAATAAAAAAAATAATCTTGTATATATCTGTTCATCTAACAGAAATATAGACGATTATTTTTTTGTGTTAAAAGATTTTTACAAGGGAAAAATTCTTAGAATAAAAAAAGAAAATGAAGTTGGAGAATTAAAAAAATATAATTATGATCTATTAGAACTCATAAACTCAAATGAAAAATTTATAATTCTTATTTCTTTAGACTATTTTTTAGAAGATTATTATTCAGAAGCCAATAGTATTTTTATTGAAAAAGGAAAAAATCTTAATATTAAAGATTTAGAAGAAAAATTGATTGATGCAGGGTTTGAAAAAACATATATGGTAGCACAAAGAAAGGAATATTCTATAAGAGGGGATATTTTAGATATATTTAATATCAATCAAGATAATCCCGTGAGAATAGAATTTTTTGGAAATGAAGTTGATAGAATAACATATTTTGATATAAATTCTCAATTAAGTATAGAAAAAAAAGATAGTATAGAATTGTATATAGACAATAATAAGAACAAAAAAGATTTTTTCTCTCTTATGTCTATGAACAAAAATAAAATAGATTATTACTATGAAAATAATGATATATTACAAGCTAAAATTAAAAGACTTGTCAATGAAAATTTGGATAGAGAGGGAGATATTTTTAATAAAATAGCTGAGCTTTCTAAGATAGGTATACAGATAGAAATACAAAAATTCTCAGAAGAAGAATTGAAGCAGTTTGAAGTTATAGATAGAGTTAAAAAATTATCTGAAAATACAAAAATTACAATTTATTCAGAAGAAGCTACTAGATATAAGGAAATATTTAAGGGTTATCCTGTTAAATTTGAAAAATATCCACTTTTTGAAGGATATAAAACAGATGATAAGTTGATATTGACAGATAGAGAAATCAAAGGTATCAGAGTAAAAAGAGAAAGAGTTGAAAAGAAAGTACTAAGATATAAAGCTGTTGATGAAATAAAAGAACAAGATTATGTAATCCACGAAAACTTTGGTGTAGGAATATTTTTAGGTTTAGAAAATATTGAAGGGCAAGATTACTTAAAAATAAAATATGCAGATGAAGATAAGTTATTTGTTCCTGTTGATAGTATAAATAAGATAGAAAAATATATAAATATTTCTGATGTTATACCTGAAATCTATAAATTGGGTAGAAAAGGTTTTAAAAGAAAGAAAGCTAAATTAAGTGAAGATATAGAAATTTTTGCTAAGGAAATTATAAAAATACAAGCTAAAAGAAATTTAGGAAATGGTTTTAAATTTTCAAAAGATACTGTTATGCAAGAAGAATTTGAGGAAACTTTTCCGTTTACAGAAACACCTGCACAATTAAAAGCTATTGAAGATGTAAAAAGAGATATGGAGTCTGGAAAAGTTATGGATAGGCTTATATGTGGAGATGTAGGTTTCGGAAAAACAGAGGTTGCTATAAGGGCAACATTTAAAGCTGTGATGGATAGTAAACAGGTAATTCTTTTAGTGCCTACAACAGTTTTAGCAGAACAACATTATGAAAGATTTAGTGAAAGATTTAAAAATTATCCTGTACATATAGAAATTTTAAGTAGGGTGCAATCTAAAAAAGAGCAAGTTGAAAGTCTTAAAAGAATTGAAAATGGTTCAGCAGATTTAGTAATTGGAACTCATAGACTGTTGTCAGATGATATAAAATTCAAAGATGTAGGGCTTCTTATAATAGATGAAGAACAAAAGTTTGGAGTTAAAGCAAAAGAGAAATTAAAAAAGATTAAAGGTGATATAGATGTTTTGACTTTAACAGCAACTCCTATTCCCAGAACTTTGAATTTATCCCTATTAGGAATTAGAGATTTATCTGTAATAGATACTTCCCCAGAGGGCAGACAAAAAATTCACACAGAGTATATAGACAATAATAAAAATTTAATTAAAGATATAATTCTTTCTGAAATTTCAAGAGAAGGACAAGTTTTCTATATTTTTAATTCTGTAAAAAGGATAGAAAGTAAGGTAAAAGAAATAAGAGAATTATTACCAGAATATATAAAGGTTGACTATATTCATGGTCAAATGTTGCCAAGAGATATTAAAAAGAATATTCAAGAATTTGAAAATGGAAATATAGATGTTTTAGTTGCAACAACTATTATAGAAAATGGTATAGATATAGAAAATGCCAATACTATGATAATTGAAGGAGTTGAAAAGTTAGGTCTATCACAAGTTTATCAGTTAAGAGGAAGAATAGGTAGAAGTACTAAAAAAAGTTATTGCTATATGCTTATGAACGAAAATAAAACTAAAAATGCTAAGAAAAGAGAGGAAAGCATAAGGGAATTTGATAATTTAACAGGTTTAGATTTAGCAATGGAAGATTCAAAAATCAGAGGTGTTGGAGAAATTTTAGGAGAGAAACAACATGGGGCAGTTGAAACTTTTGGTTATAATCTATATATGAAGATGTTGAATGAAGAAATCTTAAAATTAAAGGGAGAAGCAGAAGAAGAACTTGATGATGTTGATGTTGAACTTAATTTTCCAAGATTTTTACCAGATAGCTATATAGAGAAAAATGAAAAGGTAAAAATATATAAAAGGGCTTTAGCTTTAAAAAATTTAGATGAATTAGAAAATTTATATAATGAATTAGAAGATAGATTTGGAAAAATTAAATCTGAGGCAAAGGGATTTTTTGATTTTATAAAAATAAGAATAATAGCAAGAGAATTAGGAATTACAACTATAAAACAAGATAAAGAAAATAAAGATAGAATTTTAATTAATTTTGATGAAAAGAAAATAAATGTAGATAAGATTATTTATTTGTTGAGCAATAAGAAAATAATGTATTCAAAATTTACGAGAACCATTGGATATAATGGAGATATTTTTGAATTTTTTAGAATGTATAAAAAATAG
- a CDS encoding DUF554 domain-containing protein, with protein MGLITNFLSIIIGGILGLTIGKKFNEDIKNIIVDCAGIFIMVIGIKSALVAEKDIMILIYLIIGAVIGQIINIDKRIKDFSQFLENKFVKEKNSLNNEKSFAKGFSTATILYCVGAMAILGSINSGLTNDNTILNIKAILDGVISIVLTSIYGIGVIFSAISVTIYQGIFYLFASQIKDYLNPQAISELNAVGGVLVLAIGINMTFKKDIKTANMLPAIFIPLLVSIFA; from the coding sequence ATGGGATTGATAACAAATTTTTTATCTATAATTATTGGTGGAATTTTAGGATTGACAATAGGAAAAAAATTTAATGAAGATATAAAAAATATTATTGTAGACTGTGCTGGAATTTTTATTATGGTCATAGGTATTAAAAGTGCATTAGTAGCTGAAAAAGATATAATGATATTGATATATCTTATTATTGGAGCAGTGATAGGACAAATTATAAATATAGACAAGAGAATAAAAGATTTTAGCCAATTTCTTGAGAATAAATTTGTTAAAGAAAAGAATTCTTTAAATAATGAAAAATCCTTTGCAAAAGGCTTTTCAACAGCTACAATACTTTATTGTGTGGGAGCTATGGCAATTCTAGGTTCAATAAATAGTGGACTTACAAATGATAATACTATTTTAAATATAAAAGCAATATTAGATGGGGTTATATCAATAGTTTTGACTTCTATATATGGGATAGGAGTTATTTTTTCTGCTATTTCTGTAACTATTTATCAGGGAATATTTTATCTTTTTGCAAGCCAAATTAAAGATTATCTAAATCCACAAGCAATATCAGAATTGAATGCAGTTGGAGGAGTTTTAGTTCTTGCAATAGGGATAAATATGACATTTAAAAAAGATATAAAAACTGCAAATATGCTACCTGCAATTTTTATACCTTTATTAGTTTCAATTTTTGCTTAG
- a CDS encoding Fic family protein, whose product MSNKYENLIKLYYKKQNIEVEYIKRIENPATFITDLKINPIKRGNKILDKEYNLFYVNLMEHTLLQEIIIKNSNQINLISNELPQIAIKDIIIKILSNELYKTNKIEGIETVKSEIHTSLKDNRKANKKVNKLDGIIKKYKDIMEKNFKDTQHIDSLSSFRKTYDEMFEDFEKSGNYKLDGKYFRKDTVKVINGLGKTIHIGINGEEAIEKNIEDLIQFMNRKDIPFLVKASISHFFFEYIHPFYDGNGRFGRYLLSLYLARKLDILTAFSVSYSISKNLDDYYKSFVEVEDVNNYGEITFFIENILKTIKSGQEMIIELLSDSIMKFNHSMEILKEITKKLSEKENIMLQIYLQNYLFNDFEEITNAELSYIIGDLTQQTINKYTQELEKKGYLIKIKQRPLTYTLSDEITDKL is encoded by the coding sequence ATGTCAAATAAATATGAAAATTTAATAAAACTATATTATAAAAAGCAAAATATAGAAGTTGAATATATAAAAAGAATAGAAAATCCAGCTACATTTATTACAGATTTAAAAATTAATCCTATAAAAAGAGGAAATAAGATTTTAGATAAAGAATATAATTTATTTTATGTAAATTTAATGGAACATACCTTATTGCAAGAAATAATAATAAAAAATAGTAATCAAATTAATCTAATCTCTAATGAATTACCACAAATTGCTATAAAAGATATTATTATAAAAATTTTATCTAATGAATTATATAAAACTAATAAAATTGAAGGAATAGAAACTGTTAAAAGTGAGATACATACTTCACTAAAAGATAATAGAAAAGCTAACAAAAAAGTAAATAAATTAGATGGTATTATAAAAAAATATAAAGATATAATGGAAAAGAATTTTAAAGATACTCAACATATAGATAGCCTTTCAAGTTTTAGAAAGACATATGATGAGATGTTTGAAGATTTTGAAAAAAGTGGAAACTATAAATTAGATGGAAAATATTTTAGAAAAGATACAGTAAAAGTAATTAATGGACTAGGAAAGACCATACATATAGGTATTAATGGAGAAGAAGCAATAGAAAAAAATATAGAAGATTTAATTCAATTTATGAATAGAAAGGATATTCCATTTTTAGTAAAAGCTAGTATCAGCCATTTTTTCTTTGAATATATACATCCTTTCTATGATGGAAATGGAAGATTTGGAAGATATTTATTATCACTATATTTAGCTAGAAAATTAGATATTTTAACAGCTTTTTCAGTTTCTTATTCAATATCAAAAAATTTAGATGATTACTATAAATCCTTTGTTGAAGTAGAAGATGTAAATAATTATGGAGAAATAACATTTTTTATTGAAAATATCTTAAAAACTATAAAAAGTGGGCAAGAAATGATAATAGAATTATTAAGTGATAGTATTATGAAATTTAATCATTCAATGGAAATTTTAAAAGAAATAACAAAAAAATTATCAGAAAAAGAAAATATAATGTTGCAAATATATCTACAAAACTATCTATTTAATGATTTTGAAGAAATTACTAATGCAGAATTGAGTTATATCATAGGAGATTTAACTCAACAAACTATAAATAAATATACTCAAGAGTTAGAAAAGAAAGGATATTTGATTAAAATAAAACAAAGACCGTTAACTTATACTTTGTCTGATGAAATAACTGATAAACTATAA
- the yfcC gene encoding putative basic amino acid antiporter YfcC: MKKIKMPDTFVIIFFVVIFASLLTYIVPVGKFEMQEVTYVTNTGAEKTRNVPVPGSFSYELDDKGNELKKGIKIFEPGGEVGVTNYIFEGLASGDKWGTAVGIVAFLLVVGGAFGIILKTGAVESGIYSMISKSKGSELVLIPVIFILFSLGGAVFGMGEEAIPFAMLIIPIVIDMGYDSVTGILITYISTQIGFATSWMNPFSVAIAQGVSGIPVLSGAGFRIFMWVFFTAFGVIYTIFYARRVKRNPESSIAYKTDAYFRDNFKSEEQGNREFKLGHKLIILVLILGMAWVVYGVIKKGYYLPEIATQFVIMGLLAGIIGVIFKLNNMSVNDIATSFRKGAEDMVGAALVIGMAKGIVLILGGTSADTPTILNTILNYVASALSNMSAAFCAWVMYIFQSVFNFFVVSGSGQAALTMPIMAPLSDLVGVTRQVAVLAFQLGDGFTNMIVPTSGILMAVLGIAKIEWGVWAKYQIKFQLILFALGSCFIFFAVFTNFS, from the coding sequence ATGAAAAAAATTAAAATGCCAGACACCTTTGTAATAATATTTTTTGTAGTTATTTTTGCATCACTATTGACTTACATAGTTCCTGTTGGGAAATTTGAAATGCAAGAAGTAACTTATGTAACTAATACAGGGGCAGAAAAAACAAGAAATGTACCAGTTCCAGGAAGTTTTTCTTATGAGCTAGATGATAAGGGAAATGAATTAAAAAAAGGAATAAAAATATTTGAGCCTGGTGGAGAGGTTGGAGTAACTAACTATATATTTGAAGGACTAGCAAGTGGAGATAAATGGGGAACAGCAGTTGGAATTGTTGCCTTTCTTTTAGTTGTTGGTGGAGCTTTTGGAATAATTTTAAAAACAGGAGCTGTTGAAAGTGGAATATATAGTATGATTAGTAAGAGTAAAGGTTCAGAGCTTGTTCTCATACCTGTTATATTTATATTATTCTCCTTAGGTGGAGCAGTCTTTGGAATGGGAGAGGAGGCAATACCTTTTGCAATGCTGATTATTCCTATTGTAATTGATATGGGATATGACTCGGTAACAGGAATTTTAATAACATATATTTCAACTCAAATAGGTTTTGCAACTTCTTGGATGAATCCATTTAGTGTTGCAATAGCACAAGGAGTTTCAGGAATACCAGTGTTATCAGGAGCAGGTTTTAGAATATTTATGTGGGTATTCTTTACAGCTTTTGGAGTTATATATACAATTTTCTATGCAAGAAGAGTTAAGAGAAATCCAGAATCTTCAATAGCATATAAAACAGATGCATATTTTAGAGATAATTTTAAATCAGAAGAACAAGGTAACAGAGAATTTAAGTTAGGACATAAATTAATTATATTAGTTTTAATTCTTGGAATGGCTTGGGTTGTGTACGGAGTTATAAAAAAAGGATATTACTTGCCAGAAATAGCAACTCAATTTGTAATAATGGGATTGTTGGCTGGAATAATTGGAGTAATATTCAAATTAAATAATATGTCAGTGAATGATATAGCAACTTCATTTAGAAAAGGTGCAGAAGATATGGTTGGAGCTGCCTTAGTTATAGGTATGGCTAAGGGAATAGTTTTAATTTTAGGTGGAACAAGTGCCGATACACCAACAATTTTAAACACTATACTTAACTATGTTGCCTCAGCACTTAGCAATATGTCAGCTGCATTCTGTGCATGGGTAATGTACATATTTCAATCAGTATTCAATTTCTTTGTTGTGTCTGGATCAGGGCAAGCAGCACTTACTATGCCAATAATGGCACCACTTTCAGATTTGGTTGGAGTTACAAGACAAGTTGCTGTTCTAGCTTTCCAATTAGGAGATGGATTTACAAATATGATAGTTCCAACTTCTGGAATACTTATGGCAGTTTTAGGAATTGCTAAGATTGAATGGGGAGTTTGGGCAAAATATCAAATTAAATTTCAATTAATTTTATTTGCATTAGGTTCTTGTTTTATTTTCTTTGCAGTTTTCACAAATTTCTCTTAA
- a CDS encoding flavodoxin domain-containing protein, which produces MNKVNIVYYSFTGNTLRMVKAFEKGLQDANVPFKSYSVVELKDDNEAFDCEILALASPANQTEEIEKNYFQPFMKRNAEKFKDKKIYLFGTFGWGSGKFMSSWIKQVEELGAKIVELPMACKGSPNSETKEKLVNMAKKIAAM; this is translated from the coding sequence ATGAATAAGGTAAATATTGTTTATTATAGTTTTACAGGGAATACTTTAAGAATGGTAAAAGCCTTTGAAAAAGGGCTTCAAGATGCTAATGTTCCTTTCAAATCATATAGTGTTGTTGAGTTAAAAGATGATAATGAGGCTTTTGATTGTGAAATTTTAGCTTTGGCTTCTCCTGCAAACCAAACAGAAGAAATTGAAAAAAATTATTTTCAACCTTTTATGAAAAGAAATGCTGAAAAATTTAAAGATAAAAAAATCTATCTTTTTGGTACTTTTGGTTGGGGTAGTGGTAAATTTATGAGTAGCTGGATAAAACAAGTTGAAGAGCTAGGAGCAAAAATTGTTGAACTGCCTATGGCTTGTAAAGGTAGTCCAAATTCTGAAACTAAAGAAAAATTAGTTAATATGGCCAAAAAAATTGCTGCTATGTAA
- a CDS encoding type II toxin-antitoxin system RelE family toxin: protein MKHYKVIKTDDFKKDFKKLDNSIQILILKYIKKLENSTDPKAYGKQLSGNLAGEYSFRVSDYRILAIIEDNEFKIYAIKIGHRSKVYDIQEIQYNLKK, encoded by the coding sequence ATGAAGCATTATAAAGTTATTAAGACTGATGATTTTAAAAAAGATTTTAAAAAGTTAGATAATTCTATACAAATTTTGATATTAAAATATATTAAAAAACTTGAAAATAGTACAGACCCCAAAGCATATGGAAAACAGTTAAGTGGAAATCTTGCAGGAGAATATAGTTTTAGAGTTAGTGATTATAGAATATTGGCAATAATTGAAGATAATGAATTTAAAATTTATGCTATTAAAATTGGACATAGAAGTAAAGTATATGATATACAAGAAATACAATATAATTTAAAAAAGTAG